Proteins from a single region of Salinibacter grassmerensis:
- the lysS gene encoding lysine--tRNA ligase: MSSASSELSEQEQRRREEREALERRGIDPYPYAWDVDAHADAILDTFDDDLHQPEDGEVGGYKVSIAGRITGLRVMGGSAFFDLRDETGTIQVYVRSQDLGEDFYDEVFTELFDIGDIVGVEGFVFRTGMGEVTVRAADEFQLLAKALRPLPVVKETEEETYYEVTDKEFRYRQRYVDLAVNEDVRDVFRQRSELISTMRSFLDEQGCLEAETPVLQPVYGGASASPFKTHHNALDMPLYLRIADELYLKRLLVGGFEGVYEIGKDFRNEGLSRFHNPEFTMMECYVAYKDYRWMMDLTENLLRTATTALHDTPMVEFEGDTIDFGEGWARIPFFEAIEEATGFDLYQADADRVYDVAANELGLEEVEADMDLGGLLDEIFSETVEPTLIQPTFVTDYPIELSPLAKKHREKEGLVERFELVVAGREVANAFSELNDPQDQRERFERQARQRAAEVDEDVDPEALIDEDYLRALEYGMPPAAGLGVGIDRLTMILTGQESIRDVILFPLLRPEQ, from the coding sequence ATGTCCTCCGCATCCTCAGAGCTCAGCGAACAAGAACAGCGCCGACGTGAAGAGCGCGAAGCACTCGAACGGCGCGGCATCGACCCTTACCCTTACGCGTGGGATGTGGATGCCCATGCCGATGCGATTCTCGATACGTTCGACGATGACCTGCATCAGCCGGAGGACGGAGAAGTCGGAGGATACAAGGTCTCGATCGCCGGTCGCATTACAGGGCTTCGGGTAATGGGGGGCTCGGCGTTTTTCGATCTTCGGGACGAGACGGGCACGATTCAGGTCTACGTGCGCTCCCAGGACCTGGGCGAAGACTTCTACGACGAGGTCTTTACGGAGCTGTTCGACATTGGAGACATCGTGGGGGTCGAGGGATTTGTCTTCCGCACGGGAATGGGGGAGGTGACCGTCCGGGCCGCCGACGAGTTTCAGTTGCTCGCGAAGGCCCTGCGGCCGCTGCCGGTGGTGAAGGAGACCGAGGAAGAGACCTACTACGAGGTGACGGACAAAGAATTTCGATACCGGCAGCGGTACGTCGACCTCGCAGTGAACGAGGACGTGCGGGACGTCTTTCGGCAGCGGTCCGAGCTCATTTCCACGATGCGTAGCTTCCTGGACGAGCAGGGGTGCCTGGAGGCGGAGACGCCTGTCCTCCAGCCCGTGTACGGTGGGGCGTCGGCCTCTCCGTTCAAGACGCACCACAACGCGCTCGACATGCCGCTCTACCTCCGAATCGCGGATGAGCTCTATCTAAAGCGGCTGTTGGTGGGGGGCTTCGAGGGCGTCTACGAGATCGGGAAGGACTTTCGGAACGAGGGCCTGAGCCGGTTCCACAATCCGGAGTTCACCATGATGGAGTGCTACGTGGCCTATAAGGACTACCGGTGGATGATGGACCTGACGGAGAACCTTCTCCGCACGGCCACCACCGCGCTGCACGACACGCCCATGGTGGAGTTTGAGGGGGACACGATTGACTTCGGGGAGGGCTGGGCACGCATTCCGTTCTTCGAGGCCATTGAGGAGGCGACCGGCTTCGATCTGTATCAGGCCGACGCCGATCGGGTCTACGACGTGGCGGCCAATGAGCTGGGGCTGGAGGAGGTGGAGGCCGACATGGACCTTGGAGGGCTCCTCGACGAAATCTTTAGCGAGACGGTGGAGCCGACGCTCATCCAGCCCACCTTCGTGACCGACTATCCGATCGAGTTGAGTCCCCTCGCCAAGAAGCACCGCGAGAAGGAGGGGCTCGTAGAGCGCTTCGAGCTCGTGGTCGCGGGGCGTGAGGTGGCCAACGCGTTCAGCGAGCTCAACGACCCGCAGGACCAGCGCGAGCGATTTGAGCGGCAGGCGCGCCAGCGTGCCGCGGAGGTTGACGAGGACGTCGACCCCGAAGCCCTCATCGACGAAGACTACCTGCGGGCCCTGGAGTACGGGATGCCGCCCGCAGCCGGGCTGGGTGTTGGCATCGACCGCCTCACCATGATCCTTACCGGTCAAGAGTCGATCCGCGACGTCATTCTCTTTCCCCTCCTCCGCCCCGAGCAGTAG
- a CDS encoding PKD domain-containing protein — MTNPNISSSAQSLSSLWAPLLLIVGGLFLAGCGSTAPVVQSVSGPDTLETDETGTFEASINEEEADDPLTYTWEFGDGSTGSGLLTNHSYSSTGQYAIRFQASNEGGSDSDTISVRVVPPPQPASITSINATPNPVDEGETVRFRSNVQGDSPISRSWSFGDGSSSMSQSPRHTYEEPGQYTARLETSNDVGEDTRTVTVRVNRVLPEVCTTVSEMNSAFFDRNSSTLTEEGEESLQENADILSDCPNLSVQVEGFAAPGERNVQSLSEDRAEAVSSFYQNNGVPGSRIMTGGQGRVEGVTSKKGGTRQYRRADSLPQREDDGM; from the coding sequence ATGACGAACCCCAATATCTCTTCGAGCGCGCAATCCCTCTCTTCACTCTGGGCCCCTCTTCTTCTCATTGTCGGAGGGCTGTTCCTCGCTGGTTGTGGATCGACCGCTCCCGTCGTACAGTCGGTGAGTGGCCCCGACACCCTCGAGACTGATGAGACCGGCACGTTCGAAGCCTCAATCAACGAGGAGGAGGCCGACGACCCTCTGACCTACACCTGGGAGTTCGGCGACGGCTCGACGGGCTCCGGGCTGCTGACAAATCACAGCTACAGCTCGACGGGGCAGTATGCCATCCGGTTTCAGGCGAGCAACGAAGGGGGCTCCGATTCGGACACCATCTCCGTGCGTGTAGTCCCGCCGCCGCAGCCCGCCTCCATTACGTCGATCAACGCGACGCCCAATCCCGTCGATGAAGGCGAGACGGTGCGCTTCAGAAGCAACGTGCAGGGGGACTCGCCCATTTCACGGAGCTGGAGCTTCGGAGACGGATCTTCGTCGATGAGCCAGTCGCCCAGACACACCTACGAGGAGCCGGGCCAGTACACCGCACGCCTCGAGACCTCCAACGACGTAGGAGAAGACACCCGGACGGTGACCGTTCGCGTCAACCGCGTGCTTCCGGAGGTTTGCACGACTGTGAGTGAGATGAACTCGGCGTTCTTCGACCGCAACTCCAGCACGCTGACCGAGGAAGGCGAGGAAAGCCTTCAGGAAAACGCTGACATCCTCTCCGACTGCCCGAACCTGAGCGTACAGGTTGAGGGCTTCGCCGCCCCGGGCGAGCGCAACGTGCAGTCGCTTTCGGAGGACCGCGCCGAGGCCGTATCCAGCTTCTACCAGAACAACGGCGTGCCCGGCTCCCGCATCATGACCGGTGGCCAGGGCCGGGTTGAGGGCGTAACCTCAAAGAAGGGCGGCACGCGCCAGTACCGCCGTGCCGACTCGCTGCCGCAGCGTGAAGACGACGGCATGTAG
- the rpsT gene encoding 30S ribosomal protein S20 yields MPRHESAKKRMRQNEKRQKRNKSQKSRVRTKIKELRSLDDKEEAEDLLNDVKGDLDRLAAKGVIHKNKAANRKSKLEKHVDALE; encoded by the coding sequence ATGCCCCGACACGAATCCGCAAAGAAGCGCATGCGACAGAACGAGAAGCGCCAAAAGCGCAACAAGTCGCAGAAAAGCCGCGTCCGCACGAAGATCAAAGAGCTGCGCTCCCTGGACGACAAGGAAGAAGCCGAAGACCTGCTCAACGACGTGAAGGGCGACCTGGACCGTCTTGCCGCCAAGGGAGTCATTCACAAAAACAAGGCCGCCAATAGAAAGAGCAAGCTTGAGAAGCACGTAGATGCCTTAGAGTAG
- a CDS encoding M23 family metallopeptidase encodes MWSFFADLIRNVGTEHTIVVMDAEGVGKTRRYHVRPSRMITMWGGSLVGAGLLVALLVVFTPLRTQIPGYGTKEMEENARLNTLRVQALQDSLSAQRDYIQRLRRLITGRVDPAPPSDGARSESGLGAETGAPMGPEPSTAGRGTGEAAREVHQQPAFTPSTSSAAAADALVGLSFPLSPPIANGFPTRGFDVETGHYGIDVAVSEGDYVRSIGAGYVVWADWTQDGGYTIAVQHAGGYLSVYKHSKRLLKQLGDRVTAQEPLAVTGNTGAVTTGPHLHFELWQNGLAQGPNSYIAGW; translated from the coding sequence ATGTGGTCGTTCTTCGCGGACCTCATTCGAAACGTGGGCACCGAGCACACCATCGTCGTCATGGACGCGGAAGGGGTGGGCAAGACTCGGCGCTACCACGTCCGCCCGTCGCGCATGATTACGATGTGGGGCGGGAGCTTAGTCGGGGCCGGGCTCCTCGTGGCCCTTCTGGTCGTCTTTACACCGCTGCGCACCCAGATTCCGGGCTACGGAACGAAGGAAATGGAGGAGAACGCCCGCCTAAACACCCTCCGTGTGCAGGCGCTTCAGGATTCGCTCTCTGCCCAGCGGGACTACATTCAGCGCCTCCGTCGACTCATCACCGGTCGGGTCGACCCGGCGCCCCCCTCGGACGGGGCCCGTTCGGAATCTGGGCTAGGAGCTGAGACAGGAGCGCCGATGGGGCCGGAGCCGTCGACGGCCGGTAGAGGCACCGGGGAGGCTGCCCGCGAGGTCCACCAGCAACCGGCCTTCACGCCGAGCACCAGCTCGGCCGCCGCCGCGGATGCCCTTGTGGGGCTTTCGTTTCCGCTCTCGCCTCCGATCGCGAACGGGTTTCCCACCCGCGGCTTCGACGTAGAGACCGGGCACTACGGCATTGACGTAGCAGTGTCCGAGGGCGATTACGTTCGGTCCATCGGGGCCGGGTACGTCGTCTGGGCTGACTGGACGCAGGATGGCGGCTACACGATTGCGGTTCAGCATGCCGGTGGATACCTTTCAGTTTACAAACACAGCAAGCGCCTGCTCAAGCAACTGGGCGATCGGGTGACGGCGCAGGAGCCGCTCGCGGTGACCGGAAACACGGGCGCGGTGACGACCGGCCCGCACCTGCACTTTGAGCTCTGGCAGAATGGCCTTGCTCAGGGGCCGAACTCCTACATTGCAGGCTGGTAG
- a CDS encoding bactofilin family protein, with product MANQTRTVQDQVNLVGEGTVFEGTVRAESDVRASGRIVGTLEVDGKTMIAEEGEVEGEIIATNVEIAGQVQGEIYVDERLVLKSTAQVDGTIETDRLVVEEGAEFSGECEMGTTLSESKVPSGEENWGRDSVPSERSGAEEAEPSGEATEA from the coding sequence ATGGCTAACCAGACACGTACCGTTCAGGATCAGGTCAATCTCGTCGGGGAAGGCACCGTCTTTGAGGGAACCGTGCGAGCGGAAAGTGATGTCCGCGCCAGCGGCCGCATCGTGGGGACCCTTGAGGTCGATGGCAAAACAATGATCGCCGAAGAGGGGGAGGTCGAGGGGGAGATCATCGCGACCAATGTTGAGATTGCTGGTCAGGTACAGGGGGAAATTTACGTCGACGAGCGCCTCGTCCTCAAAAGCACCGCACAGGTGGACGGGACGATTGAGACGGATCGCTTGGTCGTGGAAGAGGGGGCGGAGTTTTCGGGCGAGTGCGAGATGGGCACGACCCTCTCCGAAAGCAAGGTGCCCTCTGGTGAGGAGAATTGGGGGCGCGACTCCGTGCCCTCCGAGCGATCTGGGGCTGAGGAGGCGGAGCCGTCCGGGGAAGCGACTGAGGCGTAG
- a CDS encoding AtpZ/AtpI family protein, which translates to MNHAEDQAPAESGESSTNHPDAPPPDQENSLEGAGPWRSALRDIAPYLDLGWRLAGVAAFPPLIGAGIDVQFQTTPWGLFIGAAIGLVGAGLQLRRLQQEFRS; encoded by the coding sequence ATGAATCATGCAGAAGACCAGGCTCCCGCTGAATCGGGCGAGTCATCGACCAACCACCCCGATGCTCCCCCGCCTGACCAAGAGAACTCCTTGGAGGGGGCGGGACCATGGAGAAGTGCCCTTCGTGACATTGCCCCGTATCTCGACCTGGGCTGGCGCCTTGCAGGGGTGGCCGCCTTTCCACCTCTCATCGGAGCGGGCATCGACGTGCAGTTCCAGACCACCCCCTGGGGGTTGTTCATCGGGGCCGCGATCGGCCTCGTGGGGGCCGGGCTCCAGCTCCGGCGGCTTCAGCAAGAATTTCGCTCCTGA
- the atpB gene encoding F0F1 ATP synthase subunit A, whose product MSLALPAAPAEAADGEVTLESIVNNTILGHAKDGYYLNFKPFAQVELPRIMIVRTADGALTLEAYGSTKGLLQNGPYGLAAHGDEGEGHASPITGSAELAEAIEAKEHLHSAAVRTSGEVVADLSISRHLIFGLLAMLIVLGIFIALAQRYKKAHDRPEAPQGIFQNMMEVLVVFVRDEIAKPNIPDGKWRTFLPYLLTAFFFILVANILGLVPFAGAATSNIAVTGVMAIMTFSIVLLYGSSDYYKELLTGPPDAPVPIRIILVPIEIIGLVMRHLALAIRLFANMMGGSLIIFSLIGLVFMMNVIMGEAAAWSTTVISIGFTVFILLLKLLVAFIQAYVFTILSALFIGMSVEEHHSAGEEETEPDVGLDGRVEERLDAVEDKMEERVQPTTA is encoded by the coding sequence ATGAGTCTGGCACTACCCGCCGCGCCCGCAGAGGCGGCGGACGGAGAGGTGACTCTTGAGAGCATCGTCAACAATACCATCCTTGGACACGCCAAGGACGGCTACTACTTGAACTTCAAGCCGTTTGCGCAGGTCGAACTCCCGCGCATCATGATCGTCCGCACGGCGGACGGAGCACTGACCCTCGAAGCCTACGGAAGTACGAAGGGGCTTCTACAGAACGGACCGTACGGCCTCGCCGCCCATGGGGATGAGGGAGAGGGGCACGCCAGTCCAATCACAGGATCGGCGGAGCTTGCGGAAGCCATCGAGGCGAAAGAGCACCTCCACAGCGCAGCGGTCCGAACCAGTGGGGAAGTCGTCGCCGACCTCTCTATCTCTCGGCACCTTATCTTTGGGCTGCTGGCGATGCTCATCGTGCTGGGGATCTTTATTGCCCTGGCGCAACGCTACAAGAAGGCCCACGACCGCCCCGAGGCCCCTCAAGGCATCTTTCAGAATATGATGGAGGTGCTTGTCGTTTTCGTCCGCGACGAAATTGCGAAGCCCAACATTCCGGACGGAAAGTGGCGCACATTTCTGCCCTATCTGCTGACGGCGTTCTTTTTCATTCTCGTCGCCAATATTCTGGGGCTCGTGCCGTTTGCGGGGGCGGCGACGTCCAACATCGCGGTGACGGGGGTGATGGCCATCATGACATTCTCCATCGTGCTCCTCTACGGCTCGTCCGACTACTACAAGGAACTGCTGACGGGCCCACCGGACGCCCCGGTTCCCATTCGGATCATCCTGGTGCCCATTGAGATCATTGGTCTCGTGATGCGGCACCTCGCCCTCGCAATTCGTTTGTTTGCAAATATGATGGGCGGGTCGCTAATCATCTTCAGCCTCATCGGGCTGGTTTTCATGATGAACGTGATCATGGGGGAGGCGGCGGCCTGGTCGACCACCGTCATTAGCATAGGATTCACCGTCTTCATCTTGTTGCTTAAGCTGCTCGTTGCCTTCATTCAGGCGTACGTGTTCACAATTCTCTCGGCCCTCTTTATCGGGATGTCCGTAGAGGAACATCATTCTGCTGGTGAGGAGGAGACAGAGCCCGACGTCGGCCTTGACGGCCGGGTCGAGGAGCGCCTCGACGCTGTGGAAGACAAGATGGAGGAACGCGTACAGCCGACGACGGCCTAG
- the atpE gene encoding ATP synthase F0 subunit C, whose amino-acid sequence MDPAALAYLAAGLGAGISAVGAAIGIGRLASSSMDGAARQPEAAGDIRGLMIVSAGLIEGVALFALIICLLLVLFV is encoded by the coding sequence ATGGACCCCGCTGCTCTTGCATACCTCGCCGCCGGTCTCGGAGCCGGTATTTCTGCCGTTGGCGCCGCGATCGGAATTGGTCGACTGGCTAGCTCCTCGATGGACGGGGCGGCTCGCCAGCCCGAAGCCGCCGGAGACATTCGAGGCCTGATGATTGTCTCTGCCGGTCTCATTGAGGGTGTGGCCCTGTTTGCCCTCATTATTTGCCTCCTTTTGGTTCTCTTCGTCTAA
- the atpF gene encoding F0F1 ATP synthase subunit B, translated as MELVTPSVGLIFWKTVAFLIFLYLLYRFGWGPITESLEAREEEIEHSIQRAEEALEEAKEIQAENEKARREAEQKAQEILREARDSAEELREEEKDKTRREIQEMKEQAQADIEREKQAALQELRDEVADLAIEAAQKIIEKDLDADRHRQLVDDALDDFPTN; from the coding sequence ATGGAGCTCGTCACCCCGTCGGTTGGACTCATTTTCTGGAAGACCGTCGCGTTCCTCATCTTCCTATATCTCCTCTACCGATTTGGGTGGGGGCCGATCACCGAGTCGCTGGAGGCGCGGGAGGAGGAAATTGAGCACTCCATCCAGCGGGCCGAAGAGGCCCTCGAAGAGGCCAAGGAGATACAGGCCGAGAATGAAAAGGCCCGTCGCGAGGCGGAGCAGAAGGCCCAAGAAATCCTTCGCGAGGCCCGCGACTCGGCCGAAGAACTCCGCGAGGAGGAGAAAGACAAGACGCGCCGTGAGATTCAGGAGATGAAGGAGCAGGCCCAGGCCGACATTGAGCGTGAAAAGCAGGCGGCACTCCAGGAGCTTCGAGACGAGGTGGCCGACCTCGCCATCGAGGCGGCCCAGAAAATCATCGAGAAAGACCTGGATGCCGACCGGCACCGTCAGCTCGTGGACGACGCCCTCGACGACTTTCCGACGAATTAG
- the atpH gene encoding ATP synthase F1 subunit delta — protein sequence MSQRTVTRRYAAALYEEADANGVLEAVDEDVRMLLENLDSNPPLVRVFESPVIPQDKKDSIIRELLDDRVEGLTMRFLRLLIRKDRETITENILDQYQSLRDEQRGIVDAEVTVARSLTDEDRTALVDVLEEKTGKEIRLHLHEDPDLVGGLVVRIGDRVFDASVRSQLSALHDRLRDTTLSENALDDVA from the coding sequence ATGAGCCAGCGCACGGTCACACGGCGGTACGCCGCCGCGCTATACGAAGAAGCCGACGCGAACGGTGTCCTCGAGGCCGTTGACGAGGATGTCCGGATGCTTCTTGAGAACCTTGACTCCAACCCCCCGCTGGTGAGGGTCTTCGAAAGTCCCGTGATCCCTCAGGACAAGAAGGACTCGATCATTCGCGAACTTCTGGACGATCGGGTCGAGGGCCTGACGATGCGGTTCCTGCGACTGCTGATTCGAAAGGACCGCGAGACGATAACGGAAAATATTCTTGATCAGTACCAGTCCCTCCGCGACGAGCAGCGTGGCATTGTCGACGCGGAGGTCACGGTGGCCCGCTCCCTGACCGATGAAGACCGTACGGCGCTGGTGGACGTGCTTGAAGAGAAAACAGGCAAGGAGATCCGCCTGCACCTACATGAGGATCCGGACCTGGTTGGGGGACTTGTGGTTCGAATCGGGGACCGAGTCTTCGACGCCAGTGTGCGCAGTCAGCTTAGCGCCCTCCACGATCGGCTCCGTGATACGACCCTCTCGGAAAATGCCCTTGACGACGTGGCGTAG
- the atpA gene encoding F0F1 ATP synthase subunit alpha → MSNGSIRPDEVTDILRRELGDFETKAEEYEAGTVLEAGDGIATLYGLSNAQASELVEFPEQDVEGMVLNLEEDSVGVILFGDVDAVSEGDEARRTGRIASVGVNENMLGRVIDPLGRPLDGKGPIEGEKTVLPLERKAPGVIYREPVEEPLQTGIKAIDSMIPVGRGQRELVIGDRQTGKTAVLTDTIINQKKTHQEGTNSGDPVYSVYVAVGQKDSTVAQVQRDLERNGALEHTVIVNASASMPTPLQYVAPFAGACIGEYFRDTGRDSLVCFDDLSKQAVAYRELSLLLRRPPGREAYPGDIFYLHSRLLERAAKIISDEEVASQMNGLPDTLEDKVEGGGSLTALPVIETQAGDVSAYIPTNVISITDGQIYLETDLFNAGIRPAIDVGGSVSRVGGSAQVDAMKDVAGTLRIDLSQYRELEAFAKFGSDLDPSTQRQLNRGERLVEILNQDQFSPVPVEEQVAIIYAAINGHLDDVPVDDIGDFEEEYLERLRLRHEDVFAEVRETEELTDTAEETFEEVAADLADVYAEEEEEDEEDVLADEGATA, encoded by the coding sequence ATGTCCAACGGTAGTATCCGACCCGACGAGGTCACCGACATTCTCCGCCGCGAACTTGGCGATTTTGAAACCAAGGCGGAAGAGTACGAGGCCGGAACCGTGCTTGAGGCCGGTGACGGCATCGCAACCCTTTACGGCCTGAGCAACGCCCAGGCCAGTGAGCTCGTGGAGTTTCCCGAGCAGGACGTGGAGGGCATGGTCCTCAACCTCGAGGAAGACAGCGTCGGCGTCATCCTGTTCGGGGACGTGGACGCGGTGAGTGAGGGCGACGAGGCGCGTCGCACCGGACGCATCGCATCGGTCGGCGTGAACGAGAACATGCTGGGCCGCGTCATCGACCCGCTGGGGCGCCCGCTCGACGGTAAGGGGCCCATCGAGGGGGAGAAGACAGTCCTTCCGCTGGAGCGAAAGGCGCCCGGTGTGATCTACCGGGAGCCAGTCGAGGAGCCCCTGCAGACGGGCATCAAGGCGATCGACTCGATGATCCCGGTCGGGCGCGGCCAGCGGGAGCTGGTCATCGGGGACCGTCAGACCGGAAAGACGGCGGTCCTAACCGACACCATCATCAACCAGAAGAAGACCCACCAGGAGGGCACGAACAGCGGCGATCCCGTTTACAGCGTCTACGTGGCCGTCGGCCAAAAGGACTCGACGGTGGCGCAGGTGCAGCGCGACCTGGAGCGCAACGGCGCGCTGGAGCATACGGTGATCGTGAACGCCTCCGCCTCCATGCCGACGCCCCTGCAGTACGTCGCTCCGTTCGCCGGGGCCTGCATCGGTGAATACTTCCGCGACACGGGGCGGGACTCGCTCGTGTGCTTCGACGATCTCTCGAAGCAGGCCGTGGCCTACCGCGAGCTGTCGCTTCTGCTGCGCCGCCCGCCCGGCCGTGAAGCCTATCCGGGCGATATCTTTTACCTCCACAGCCGCCTGCTCGAGCGGGCCGCCAAGATCATCAGCGATGAGGAGGTGGCGTCCCAGATGAACGGGCTCCCCGACACGCTCGAGGACAAGGTGGAAGGCGGGGGATCGCTCACGGCGCTGCCGGTGATCGAGACGCAGGCCGGCGACGTGTCCGCCTACATCCCGACGAACGTTATCTCGATTACCGACGGCCAGATCTACCTGGAGACCGACCTCTTTAACGCAGGCATCCGGCCGGCCATCGACGTGGGGGGATCGGTCTCTCGCGTGGGCGGCTCGGCGCAGGTGGACGCAATGAAGGATGTGGCCGGCACGCTCCGAATCGACCTTTCGCAGTACCGGGAGCTGGAGGCCTTCGCCAAGTTTGGGTCCGACCTCGACCCTTCCACACAGCGTCAGCTCAACCGGGGCGAGCGGCTCGTCGAGATTCTGAACCAGGATCAGTTCTCGCCGGTGCCGGTGGAGGAACAGGTTGCCATCATCTACGCGGCCATCAACGGCCACCTCGACGACGTGCCGGTCGACGACATCGGGGACTTCGAGGAGGAATACCTGGAGCGACTGCGCCTTCGCCACGAAGACGTGTTTGCTGAGGTGCGCGAGACCGAAGAGCTCACCGACACGGCCGAAGAAACCTTTGAGGAGGTCGCCGCGGACCTGGCCGACGTCTACGCCGAGGAGGAAGAGGAAGACGAAGAAGACGTGCTCGCGGACGAAGGCGCAACGGCGTGA
- the atpG gene encoding ATP synthase F1 subunit gamma, whose product MANLRDIRNRIDSIENTKQVTRAMKMVAAAKLRRAQEKIFRARPYAYKIGELTNHLKQKLDPTAHPFFQAPDESSGALVIVITADRGLCGSFNSDAIKTAEHLIETSYAETQAADDLFLLCVGKKGHKHFQKRDHRLVGDYRGVFDSLNFDLAQEIVEDAVEGFERGIWSEVKVVYNEFKNTIVQNQIVEPLLPIPEERFETPVMEEEADGFDLPENGRAIDYVFEPGAPELLDELVPRYLYYQVWRALLESNAAEQGARMVAMDNATSNAEELIEDLTLEYNRARQSAITRELLDITSGAEALEESR is encoded by the coding sequence ATGGCGAACCTTCGCGACATTCGGAACCGGATCGACTCGATCGAAAACACCAAGCAGGTGACCCGGGCCATGAAGATGGTGGCGGCCGCAAAGCTGCGGCGGGCCCAGGAGAAGATCTTCCGGGCGCGGCCCTACGCGTACAAGATTGGGGAGCTGACCAATCACCTCAAGCAGAAGCTTGATCCTACGGCCCACCCGTTCTTCCAGGCGCCCGATGAGTCCTCTGGTGCCCTGGTCATCGTGATCACGGCCGACCGCGGGCTGTGCGGATCCTTCAACAGCGACGCCATCAAGACTGCGGAGCACCTGATTGAGACCTCCTACGCGGAGACGCAGGCGGCCGACGACCTGTTTCTCTTGTGTGTGGGGAAGAAGGGGCATAAGCACTTCCAGAAGCGTGACCACCGCCTCGTCGGAGACTACAGAGGCGTCTTCGACAGTCTCAATTTCGACCTGGCACAGGAGATTGTTGAGGACGCCGTGGAGGGCTTCGAGCGCGGCATCTGGAGCGAGGTGAAGGTTGTCTATAACGAGTTCAAGAACACCATCGTCCAGAATCAAATTGTGGAGCCCCTGCTCCCCATTCCGGAAGAGCGGTTCGAGACGCCGGTGATGGAGGAAGAGGCCGACGGGTTCGACCTTCCGGAGAACGGCCGGGCCATCGATTACGTCTTTGAGCCGGGGGCGCCCGAGCTACTCGACGAACTCGTGCCACGCTACCTGTACTACCAGGTGTGGCGGGCGCTTCTGGAGTCGAACGCGGCCGAGCAGGGGGCACGGATGGTGGCGATGGACAACGCGACGTCCAATGCCGAGGAGCTGATCGAGGACCTTACCCTTGAGTACAACCGGGCCCGGCAGAGTGCCATCACCCGCGAGTTGCTGGACATCACCAGTGGGGCGGAGGCCCTTGAAGAGTCCAGGTAG